From Sparus aurata chromosome 9, fSpaAur1.1, whole genome shotgun sequence, a single genomic window includes:
- the LOC115587450 gene encoding pinin-like isoform X1 yields the protein MKTLALLLLSLTVALGVPAPPPGVPQNPVLAEGDLRPLLGDVLPVQGHVVVKDPAPQLRLGSQEEKEKLAPAPVDVQQGQQVKVKPEAVEEQKGGVWTEVKVEQEVKEVEVEPQVKAEAEVKVEPEVKEVKVEPQVKAEAEVKVEPEVNAEAEAKVEQEVNVEPEEVAPELEENPDFKLESEEKVEPEVMARLEVNENPEAEIEPDVQKGPEPEDDPMFNEEQGAQEEYQVQMNLEDEPEAEFERHIDMEGRYGMMPEPIMELEPEDDDNVFGEELGDTELSEVENSLRGAFQNEEGHAEERVLGAEPIMELEPLVDDSMFGEEPSDTELDQEERSLRGAFKNEEPAIQTLSEEEGLDEERFLGAEPIMELEPLDEDMFGEEPSNPELAETEKSLKEAFRSGDPAIQSLPEEEGLEADTEFERHIDMEGKNEMVGETTMQLEDEDSMFGDELSNGELSEVEKSLREAFENKDPVNEPQPE from the coding sequence TGGCTCTGGGGGTGCCAGCACCTCCTCCAGGAGTGCCACAGAATCCTGTCTTGGCTGAAGGAGACCTGCGCCCTCTGCTGGGAGATGTGCTGCCTGTGCAGGGTCATGTGGTGGTGAAAGATCCCGCTCCACAACTCAGGCTCGGCTcccaggaggagaaggaaaaattGGCTCCGGCTCCAGTGGACGTGCAGCAGGGTCAGCAGGTTAAAGTGAAGCCTGAAGCTGTAGAGGAGCAAAAGGGTGGAGTGTGGACGGAGGTTAAGGTGGAGCAGGAGGTTAAAGAAGTTGAAGTAGAGCCACAAGTTAAAGCAGAGGCCGAGGTTAAGGTGGAGCCAGAGGTTAAAGAAGTTAAAGTAGAGCCACAAGTTAAAGCAGAGGCCGAGGTTAAGGTGGAGCCAGAGGTTAATGCAGAGGCAGAAGCTAAGGTGGAACAGGAGGTTAATGTAGAGCCAGAGGAGGTAGCGCCAGAGCTTGAAGAGAATCCAGACTTTAAGCTAGAATCAGAGGAAAAGGTGGAGCCAGAGGTCATGGCCAGACTAGAGGTCAACGAGAATCCAGAGGCTGAGATAGAGCCAGACGTTCAAAAGGGGCCGGAGCCTGAAGACGACCCCATGTTCAATGAGGAGCAAGGGGCTCAAGAGGAGTACCAAGTGCAAATGAACCTCGAGGACGAGCCAGAAGCAGAGTTTGAGAGGCACATTGACATGGAGGGAAGATATGGAATGATGCCTGAGCCAATCATGGAGCTGGAGCCAGAGGATGACGACAACGTGTTTGGAGAGGAACTGGGCGACACGGAGCTGTCAGAGGTGGAAAACTCTCTGAGGGGGGCATTTCAGAATGAGGAGGGACACGCTGAGGAGAGGGTTTTAGGGGCTGAACCAATCATGGAGCTGGAGCCACTGGTCGACGACAGCATGTTTGGAGAGGAACCGAGCGATACGGAGCTCGACCAGGAGGAAAGATCTTTGAGGGGGGCATTTAAGAACGAAGAGCCTGCCATTCAAACGCTTTCAGAGGAGGAGGGACTCGATGAGGAGAGGTTTTTAGGGGCAGAACCGATCATGGAGCTGGAGCCACTGGATGAAGACATGTTTGGAGAGGAACCAAGCAATCCAGAGCTTGCAGAGACGGAAAAGTCTTTGAAGGAGGCTTTTCGGAGTGGAGATCCTGCCATTCAATCTctgccagaggaggagggacTAGAGGCTGACACAGAGTTTGAGAGGCACATTGACATGgaaggaaaaaatgaaatggtgGGCGAGACAACCATGCAGCTGGAGGATGAAGACAGCATGTTTGGAGACGAACTGAGCAATGGTGAGCTGTCAGAGGTGGAAAAGTCTTTGAGGGAGGCATTTGAGAATAAAGATCCTGTCAATGAACCACAGCCAGAGTAA
- the LOC115587450 gene encoding probable inactive protein kinase DDB_G0270444 isoform X2 encodes MKTLALLLLSLTVALGVPAPPPGVPQNPVLAEGDLRPLLGDVLPVQGHVVVKDPAPQLRLGSQEEKEKLAPAPVDVQQGQQVKVKPEAVEEQKGGVWTEVKVEQEVKEVEVEPQVKAEAEVKVEPEVNAEAEAKVEQEVNVEPEEVAPELEENPDFKLESEEKVEPEVMARLEVNENPEAEIEPDVQKGPEPEDDPMFNEEQGAQEEYQVQMNLEDEPEAEFERHIDMEGRYGMMPEPIMELEPEDDDNVFGEELGDTELSEVENSLRGAFQNEEGHAEERVLGAEPIMELEPLVDDSMFGEEPSDTELDQEERSLRGAFKNEEPAIQTLSEEEGLDEERFLGAEPIMELEPLDEDMFGEEPSNPELAETEKSLKEAFRSGDPAIQSLPEEEGLEADTEFERHIDMEGKNEMVGETTMQLEDEDSMFGDELSNGELSEVEKSLREAFENKDPVNEPQPE; translated from the exons TGGCTCTGGGGGTGCCAGCACCTCCTCCAGGAGTGCCACAGAATCCTGTCTTGGCTGAAGGAGACCTGCGCCCTCTGCTGGGAGATGTGCTGCCTGTGCAGGGTCATGTGGTGGTGAAAGATCCCGCTCCACAACTCAGGCTCGGCTcccaggaggagaaggaaaaattGGCTCCGGCTCCAGTGGACGTGCAGCAGGGTCAGCAGGTTAAAGTGAAGCCTGAAGCTGTAGAGGAGCAAAAGGGTGGAGTGTGGACGGAGGTTAAGGTGGAGCAGGAGGTTAAAGAAGTTGAAGTAGAGCCACAAGTTAAAGCAGAGGCCGAGGTTAAGGTGGAGCCAGAG GTTAATGCAGAGGCAGAAGCTAAGGTGGAACAGGAGGTTAATGTAGAGCCAGAGGAGGTAGCGCCAGAGCTTGAAGAGAATCCAGACTTTAAGCTAGAATCAGAGGAAAAGGTGGAGCCAGAGGTCATGGCCAGACTAGAGGTCAACGAGAATCCAGAGGCTGAGATAGAGCCAGACGTTCAAAAGGGGCCGGAGCCTGAAGACGACCCCATGTTCAATGAGGAGCAAGGGGCTCAAGAGGAGTACCAAGTGCAAATGAACCTCGAGGACGAGCCAGAAGCAGAGTTTGAGAGGCACATTGACATGGAGGGAAGATATGGAATGATGCCTGAGCCAATCATGGAGCTGGAGCCAGAGGATGACGACAACGTGTTTGGAGAGGAACTGGGCGACACGGAGCTGTCAGAGGTGGAAAACTCTCTGAGGGGGGCATTTCAGAATGAGGAGGGACACGCTGAGGAGAGGGTTTTAGGGGCTGAACCAATCATGGAGCTGGAGCCACTGGTCGACGACAGCATGTTTGGAGAGGAACCGAGCGATACGGAGCTCGACCAGGAGGAAAGATCTTTGAGGGGGGCATTTAAGAACGAAGAGCCTGCCATTCAAACGCTTTCAGAGGAGGAGGGACTCGATGAGGAGAGGTTTTTAGGGGCAGAACCGATCATGGAGCTGGAGCCACTGGATGAAGACATGTTTGGAGAGGAACCAAGCAATCCAGAGCTTGCAGAGACGGAAAAGTCTTTGAAGGAGGCTTTTCGGAGTGGAGATCCTGCCATTCAATCTctgccagaggaggagggacTAGAGGCTGACACAGAGTTTGAGAGGCACATTGACATGgaaggaaaaaatgaaatggtgGGCGAGACAACCATGCAGCTGGAGGATGAAGACAGCATGTTTGGAGACGAACTGAGCAATGGTGAGCTGTCAGAGGTGGAAAAGTCTTTGAGGGAGGCATTTGAGAATAAAGATCCTGTCAATGAACCACAGCCAGAGTAA
- the mettl21cb gene encoding S-adenosylmethionine-dependent methyltransferase domain-containing protein, translating into MERSVGQPDQQKHLGKKKEVDDKSQDGKLQAGQGSTDEVLKDQKVMAGEAFDRRNIWEPSVYYALGKESFHFAGHDISIRESMDTYGALIWPGAIALCQFLENNQQQVSLMDKAVLEIGAGTGLLSIVASLLGAWVTATDLPDILSNLTFNLLRNTKSRSLYTPQVAALTWGQDLGRDFPSSSYHYDYVLAADVVYHHDFLEELLETMRHFCQPGSRTTLLWANKIRFQSDLRFTERFKSIFNTTLLAEFPEQEVSIYKATAKE; encoded by the exons ATGGAGAGATCAGTCGGCCAACCTGACCAACAGAAGCATCTTGGAAAGAAGAAGGAAGTGGATGACAAAAGTCAGGATGGGAAACTGCAGGCGGGGCAGGGGAGCACAGATGAAG TGTTAAAAGACCAGAAAGTGATGGCAGGAGAGGCTTTTGACAGGAGGAACATCTGGGAGCCGAGTGTTTACTACGCGCTGGGGAAGGAGTCTTTTCATTTTGCTGGTCACGACATCAGCATCAGGGAGTCCATGGATACATACGGTGCTCTGATCTGGCCAGGG GCAATCGCTTTGTGCCAGTTTTTGGAGAATAACCAGCAACAAGTGAGCCTGATGGACAAGGCGGTACTGGAGATTGGAGCCGGGACTGGCTTGCTCTCAATAGTGGCCAGTCTGCTTG GTGCTTGGGTGACAGCTACTGACCTGCCGGACATCTTGTCCAATCTGACCTTTAACCTTCTGCGGAACACCAAGAGCCGGTCCCTCTACACCCCTCAGGTGGCTGCCCTTACCTGGGGTCAGGACCTGGGGCGAGACTTTCCCTCCTCATCCTACCACTACGACTACGTGCTGGCAGCTGATGTCGTCTATCACCACGACTTCCTTGAAGAGCTGCTGGAAACCATGCGTCACTTCTGCCAGCCAGGGAGCCGAACGACGCTGCTGTGGGCCAACAAGATCCGGTTCCAGTCAGACTTGAGGTTCACAGAGCGCTTTAAGAGCATTTTCAACACAACGCTGCTCGCTGAGTTCCCAGAGCAGGAGGTGAGCATATACAAGGCCACGGCAAAGGAGTGA